From a single Apium graveolens cultivar Ventura chromosome 2, ASM990537v1, whole genome shotgun sequence genomic region:
- the LOC141707630 gene encoding UNC93-like protein 1 isoform X2, translating to MLCTSYNITSTSILICSFLYYNHHRHQAFAIVAGAFLGVGAGLLWAGQGAIMTSYPPSGRKGSYISMFWSIFNMGGVIGGLIPFILNYNRSEASSVNDGTYIGFMVFMAVGTILALAILHPSQVIRNDGSVCTNIKYSDVRTESWAILKLFLDWKMLLMFPAFWASNFFYSYQFNNVNGILFNLRTRGLNNVFYWGAQMIGSVMIGYIMDLSFKSRRMRGLVGISIVGVLGTAIWGGGLAKQLEYSRDDKPVKLDYKDSGSDFAGPFLLYFSYGLLDAMFQSMVYWVIGALADDSAILSRYTGFYKGVQSAGAAVAWQIDTHKVSFMSQLAVNWGLCTISYPLLVILVVLAVKDEGEVEEQTSNEVSLSEMIPGSMDNACGGLSNSS from the exons ATGCTATGTACTTCCTACAACATTACGAGTACTAGTATACTAATCT GTTCTTTCTTGTATTACAATCATCACAGGCACCAGGCGTTTGCTATTGTTGCTGGAGCTTTTCTCGGTGTTGGTGCTGGCTTGCTATGGGCTGGACAGGGTGCAATTATGACTTCTTATCCGCCATCTGGTAGGAAAGGAAGTTATATATCTATGTTTTGGAGTATTTTTAATATGGGAGGTGTTATTGGTGGTTTGATtccgtttattttgaattataataGAAGTGAAGCTAGCTCGGTTAATGATGGAACTTATATTGGTTTCATGGTCTTTATGGCTGTTGGAACTATTCTTGCTCTTGCTATCTTACATCCTAGTCAGGTTATTCGAAATGATGGTTCTGTGTGTACTAATATTAAGTACTCTGATGTGAGGACTGAGTCGTGGGCGATTTTGAAACTCTTTTTGGATTGGAAAATGTTGTTGATGTTTCCGGCTTTTTGGGCTAGTAATTTCTTTTATAGTTATCAGTTTAATAATGTGAATGGAATTTTGTTTAATTTGAGGACTAGAGGTCTGAATAATGTGTTTTATTGGGGAGCTCAGATGATAGGGTCTGTTATGATTGGCTATATTATGGATCTTAGTTTTAAGAGTAGGAGGATGAGGGGTTTGGTTGGTATTTCTATTGTTGGAGTTCTGGGGACAGCTATTTGGGGTGGAGGGCTCGCGAAGCAGCTTGAATATTCTCGCGATGACAAGCCTGTGAAACTCGACTACAAGGATTCTGGTTCGGATTTTGCTGGACCATTCCTTCTGTATTTTAGTTATGGATTATTGGATGCTATGTTTCAGAGCATGGTTTATTGGGTTATTGGAGCTTTGGCTGATGATTCTGCTATACTAAGCAG ATATACTGGATTTTACAAGGGAGTGCAGAGTGCAGGAGCGGCAGTTGCTTGGCAAATCGATACACATAAGGTGTCATTCATGTCTCAGTTGGCTGTGAATTGGGGACTCTGCACAATAAGCTATCCGTTGTTGGTGATTTTAGTAGTATTGGCTGTGAAAGATGAGGGTGAAGTTGAAGAGCAAACCAGCAATGAAGTTTCACTTTCAGAAATGATACCAGGGTCTATGGACAATGCATGTGGTGGGCTAAGCAACTCATCTTAA
- the LOC141707630 gene encoding UNC93-like protein 1 isoform X3 has protein sequence MAYCQHGSFLYYNHHRHQAFAIVAGAFLGVGAGLLWAGQGAIMTSYPPSGRKGSYISMFWSIFNMGGVIGGLIPFILNYNRSEASSVNDGTYIGFMVFMAVGTILALAILHPSQVIRNDGSVCTNIKYSDVRTESWAILKLFLDWKMLLMFPAFWASNFFYSYQFNNVNGILFNLRTRGLNNVFYWGAQMIGSVMIGYIMDLSFKSRRMRGLVGISIVGVLGTAIWGGGLAKQLEYSRDDKPVKLDYKDSGSDFAGPFLLYFSYGLLDAMFQSMVYWVIGALADDSAILSRYTGFYKGVQSAGAAVAWQIDTHKVSFMSQLAVNWGLCTISYPLLVILVVLAVKDEGEVEEQTSNEVSLSEMIPGSMDNACGGLSNSS, from the exons ATGGCCTATTGCCAACACG GTTCTTTCTTGTATTACAATCATCACAGGCACCAGGCGTTTGCTATTGTTGCTGGAGCTTTTCTCGGTGTTGGTGCTGGCTTGCTATGGGCTGGACAGGGTGCAATTATGACTTCTTATCCGCCATCTGGTAGGAAAGGAAGTTATATATCTATGTTTTGGAGTATTTTTAATATGGGAGGTGTTATTGGTGGTTTGATtccgtttattttgaattataataGAAGTGAAGCTAGCTCGGTTAATGATGGAACTTATATTGGTTTCATGGTCTTTATGGCTGTTGGAACTATTCTTGCTCTTGCTATCTTACATCCTAGTCAGGTTATTCGAAATGATGGTTCTGTGTGTACTAATATTAAGTACTCTGATGTGAGGACTGAGTCGTGGGCGATTTTGAAACTCTTTTTGGATTGGAAAATGTTGTTGATGTTTCCGGCTTTTTGGGCTAGTAATTTCTTTTATAGTTATCAGTTTAATAATGTGAATGGAATTTTGTTTAATTTGAGGACTAGAGGTCTGAATAATGTGTTTTATTGGGGAGCTCAGATGATAGGGTCTGTTATGATTGGCTATATTATGGATCTTAGTTTTAAGAGTAGGAGGATGAGGGGTTTGGTTGGTATTTCTATTGTTGGAGTTCTGGGGACAGCTATTTGGGGTGGAGGGCTCGCGAAGCAGCTTGAATATTCTCGCGATGACAAGCCTGTGAAACTCGACTACAAGGATTCTGGTTCGGATTTTGCTGGACCATTCCTTCTGTATTTTAGTTATGGATTATTGGATGCTATGTTTCAGAGCATGGTTTATTGGGTTATTGGAGCTTTGGCTGATGATTCTGCTATACTAAGCAG ATATACTGGATTTTACAAGGGAGTGCAGAGTGCAGGAGCGGCAGTTGCTTGGCAAATCGATACACATAAGGTGTCATTCATGTCTCAGTTGGCTGTGAATTGGGGACTCTGCACAATAAGCTATCCGTTGTTGGTGATTTTAGTAGTATTGGCTGTGAAAGATGAGGGTGAAGTTGAAGAGCAAACCAGCAATGAAGTTTCACTTTCAGAAATGATACCAGGGTCTATGGACAATGCATGTGGTGGGCTAAGCAACTCATCTTAA
- the LOC141707630 gene encoding UNC93-like protein 1 isoform X1 has product MGNKETANLDQYSSYFRYNSPLVQVILIGLVCFCCPGMFNALSGMGGGGQVDPTAANNANTALYTTFAVFGILGGGIYNILGPRLTLFTGCSTYILYAGSFLYYNHHRHQAFAIVAGAFLGVGAGLLWAGQGAIMTSYPPSGRKGSYISMFWSIFNMGGVIGGLIPFILNYNRSEASSVNDGTYIGFMVFMAVGTILALAILHPSQVIRNDGSVCTNIKYSDVRTESWAILKLFLDWKMLLMFPAFWASNFFYSYQFNNVNGILFNLRTRGLNNVFYWGAQMIGSVMIGYIMDLSFKSRRMRGLVGISIVGVLGTAIWGGGLAKQLEYSRDDKPVKLDYKDSGSDFAGPFLLYFSYGLLDAMFQSMVYWVIGALADDSAILSRYTGFYKGVQSAGAAVAWQIDTHKVSFMSQLAVNWGLCTISYPLLVILVVLAVKDEGEVEEQTSNEVSLSEMIPGSMDNACGGLSNSS; this is encoded by the exons ATGGGTAATAAAGAAACTGCAAATCTTGATCAGTACTCATCGTATTTTCGATACAATTCTCCATTGGTTCAAGTGATCCTGATTGGTTTGGTCTGTTTTTGTTGTCCTGGAATGTTCAATGCTTTATCAGGCATGGGTGGCGGCGGTCAAGTCGATCCCACCGCCGCCAACAATGCCAACACTGCATTGTACACAACCTTTGCTGTTTTCGGAATCTTGGGTGGTGGGATCTATAATATTTTAGGCCCTCGTCTCACTCTTTTCACTGGTTGTTCTACTTACATTCTCTATGCAGGTTCTTTCTTGTATTACAATCATCACAGGCACCAGGCGTTTGCTATTGTTGCTGGAGCTTTTCTCGGTGTTGGTGCTGGCTTGCTATGGGCTGGACAGGGTGCAATTATGACTTCTTATCCGCCATCTGGTAGGAAAGGAAGTTATATATCTATGTTTTGGAGTATTTTTAATATGGGAGGTGTTATTGGTGGTTTGATtccgtttattttgaattataataGAAGTGAAGCTAGCTCGGTTAATGATGGAACTTATATTGGTTTCATGGTCTTTATGGCTGTTGGAACTATTCTTGCTCTTGCTATCTTACATCCTAGTCAGGTTATTCGAAATGATGGTTCTGTGTGTACTAATATTAAGTACTCTGATGTGAGGACTGAGTCGTGGGCGATTTTGAAACTCTTTTTGGATTGGAAAATGTTGTTGATGTTTCCGGCTTTTTGGGCTAGTAATTTCTTTTATAGTTATCAGTTTAATAATGTGAATGGAATTTTGTTTAATTTGAGGACTAGAGGTCTGAATAATGTGTTTTATTGGGGAGCTCAGATGATAGGGTCTGTTATGATTGGCTATATTATGGATCTTAGTTTTAAGAGTAGGAGGATGAGGGGTTTGGTTGGTATTTCTATTGTTGGAGTTCTGGGGACAGCTATTTGGGGTGGAGGGCTCGCGAAGCAGCTTGAATATTCTCGCGATGACAAGCCTGTGAAACTCGACTACAAGGATTCTGGTTCGGATTTTGCTGGACCATTCCTTCTGTATTTTAGTTATGGATTATTGGATGCTATGTTTCAGAGCATGGTTTATTGGGTTATTGGAGCTTTGGCTGATGATTCTGCTATACTAAGCAG ATATACTGGATTTTACAAGGGAGTGCAGAGTGCAGGAGCGGCAGTTGCTTGGCAAATCGATACACATAAGGTGTCATTCATGTCTCAGTTGGCTGTGAATTGGGGACTCTGCACAATAAGCTATCCGTTGTTGGTGATTTTAGTAGTATTGGCTGTGAAAGATGAGGGTGAAGTTGAAGAGCAAACCAGCAATGAAGTTTCACTTTCAGAAATGATACCAGGGTCTATGGACAATGCATGTGGTGGGCTAAGCAACTCATCTTAA
- the LOC141707631 gene encoding uncharacterized protein LOC141707631 isoform X1, whose amino-acid sequence MKKHVKPPAKENYISRKAKSFLDHTKPNVRIGLNENQRGIEQDKSTQSQPPDRLGNGNLVEIAVKTLNMNQMKWLSIGRTRSLRDIYKDAKRRKISNSSEAYNDKCGLVHTFEEPGQNLHNANQELVPGDLSTSKVTNIDNICIDWIPTQSDFWSTSSHGTETWVFCGSALPSKDLCYLVKFARHCGATVARFWRPDITHVITATDASGSCRRTMKVLMGILYGRWIISMNWIKSCAEANKPIEEEPFEVTLDNHGARDGPKTGRHLAWDNASENLYSKRTLRN is encoded by the exons ATGAAGAAGCATGTTAAGCCACCTGCAAAGGAAAATTATATTAGTAGAAAAGCTAAGAGTTTTCTAGATCATACTAAACCAAATGTACGAATTGGATTAAATGAAAATCAGCGTGGTATAGAACAGGACAAGTCGACACAGTCTCAGCCTCCGGATCGGCTCGGAAATGGGAATCTAGTTGAGATTGCAGTTAAGACATTAAACATGAACCAAATGAAATGGTTATCAATAGGTAGGACTCGTTCCTTAAGAGATATATATAAGGATGCCAAAAGACGGAAGATATCAAATTCATCAGAAGCATACAATGACAAGTGTGGTCTTGTTCATACTTTTGAA GAACCTGGACAAAATTTACATAATGCCAACCAAGAGTTAGTACCAGGAGATTTGTCCACCTCTAAAGTCACAAACATTGACAACATCTGCATTGATTG GATCCCTACGCAGTCAGATTTCTGGTCGACATCTTCTCATGGAACAGAAACTTGGGTATTCTGTGGATCTGCTCTGCCTTCCAAAGATCTG TGTTATCTCGTCAAGTTTGCTAGACATTGTGGTGCAACTGTGGCAAGGTTTTGGAGACCAGATATAACCCATGTAATAACTGCCACAGATGCAAGTGGTTCCTGTAGGAGGACAATGAAAGTCCTCATGGGAATTTTATACGGACGATGGATCATCTCTATGAACT GGATAAAATCTTGTGCGGAAGCAAACAAACCGATCGAGGAAGAACCTTTTGAAGTTACCCTAGACAATCACGGAGCTCGCGATGGCCCAAAGACCGGCAGACATCTTGCTTGGGATAATGCAAGTGAAAACCTTTACTCTAAAAGAACTTTGCGTAATTAA
- the LOC141707631 gene encoding BRCA1-associated RING domain protein 1-like isoform X2 has protein sequence MVPFVLRAKHSLFIEEPGQNLHNANQELVPGDLSTSKVTNIDNICIDWIPTQSDFWSTSSHGTETWVFCGSALPSKDLCYLVKFARHCGATVARFWRPDITHVITATDASGSCRRTMKVLMGILYGRWIISMNWIKSCAEANKPIEEEPFEVTLDNHGARDGPKTGRHLAWDNASENLYSKRTLRN, from the exons ATGGTTCCATTTGTCCTGCGTGCAAAACACAGTTTGTTTATCGAG GAACCTGGACAAAATTTACATAATGCCAACCAAGAGTTAGTACCAGGAGATTTGTCCACCTCTAAAGTCACAAACATTGACAACATCTGCATTGATTG GATCCCTACGCAGTCAGATTTCTGGTCGACATCTTCTCATGGAACAGAAACTTGGGTATTCTGTGGATCTGCTCTGCCTTCCAAAGATCTG TGTTATCTCGTCAAGTTTGCTAGACATTGTGGTGCAACTGTGGCAAGGTTTTGGAGACCAGATATAACCCATGTAATAACTGCCACAGATGCAAGTGGTTCCTGTAGGAGGACAATGAAAGTCCTCATGGGAATTTTATACGGACGATGGATCATCTCTATGAACT GGATAAAATCTTGTGCGGAAGCAAACAAACCGATCGAGGAAGAACCTTTTGAAGTTACCCTAGACAATCACGGAGCTCGCGATGGCCCAAAGACCGGCAGACATCTTGCTTGGGATAATGCAAGTGAAAACCTTTACTCTAAAAGAACTTTGCGTAATTAA